In Panacibacter ginsenosidivorans, the following proteins share a genomic window:
- a CDS encoding DUF4293 domain-containing protein — MIQRIQSVWLLLAAVCAFLSLKVSFYTGHLINDPQRLLVSLNSTTTIPIVIAAVAVGIAALVTIFLYKDRKMQMKIVFATFAASVLLIFLCFSYVNSKYAEGNYDLTAPVVILIPIFLLLAIRNIYKDEKLVKSVDRLR, encoded by the coding sequence ATGATACAAAGAATACAATCCGTTTGGTTATTACTGGCAGCAGTTTGTGCTTTCCTTTCATTAAAGGTTTCTTTTTATACAGGGCATCTTATTAATGATCCGCAGCGGTTACTGGTTTCTTTGAATTCAACAACCACCATTCCCATTGTTATAGCAGCAGTAGCAGTGGGTATTGCAGCACTGGTAACTATTTTTCTATATAAAGACAGGAAGATGCAGATGAAAATAGTTTTTGCAACTTTCGCTGCATCTGTTTTGCTGATCTTTCTTTGTTTTTCTTATGTAAACTCCAAATATGCTGAAGGTAATTATGACCTTACTGCACCTGTTGTTATTCTTATCCCTATATTCCTATTACTGGCTATCCGCAATATTTATAAAGATGAGAAGCTGGTTAAGAGCGTAGATAGACTGAGATAA
- the ffh gene encoding signal recognition particle protein, whose product MFNNLTERLESAFKNLKGEARINDLNIANTLKDIRRALIDADVNYKIAKEFTDKVKEKATGSKVINAISPGQLMVKIVQDELTELMGGEEAQFNITGNPAIILIAGLQGSGKTTFSGKLANYLKTKKGKSPLLVAADIYRPAAIDQLMVLGEQIGVDVYSERENKDAVAIAQNAIKEAKSKNKNVIIIDTAGRLAVDEVMMTEVANIKDAVKPQEILFVVDSMTGQDAVNTAKAFNERLDFSGVVLTKLDGDTRGGAALSIKYTVEKPIKFVSSGEKLDTLDVFYPDRMAQRILGMGDITSLVEKAQSQFDEEQAKKLEKKIRKNQFDFQDFLEQLQQIKKMGNLKDLMGMIPGMGKAIKDVDISDDAFKGVEAMISSMTPYERANPDSITPSRRQRIAKGCGKEMADVNAFMKQFDQMRQMMKMMNKMPMGKMPGMRR is encoded by the coding sequence ATGTTTAATAATCTTACCGAGCGTTTAGAAAGTGCATTTAAGAACCTGAAGGGCGAGGCACGCATTAATGACCTGAATATTGCCAATACACTAAAAGATATTCGACGTGCATTGATTGATGCAGACGTTAACTATAAAATTGCAAAAGAGTTTACCGACAAGGTAAAAGAAAAAGCAACAGGCAGTAAAGTTATCAATGCCATCAGTCCGGGCCAGTTGATGGTGAAAATTGTGCAGGATGAGCTGACCGAATTAATGGGCGGTGAAGAAGCGCAGTTCAATATCACAGGCAACCCTGCTATAATACTGATCGCTGGTTTACAAGGTAGTGGTAAAACAACATTCAGTGGTAAGCTGGCTAACTACCTGAAAACAAAAAAAGGTAAATCACCTTTATTGGTGGCAGCAGATATTTATCGTCCTGCGGCTATTGACCAGTTGATGGTGTTGGGCGAACAGATAGGCGTGGATGTATATAGTGAAAGAGAGAATAAAGATGCAGTAGCTATTGCACAAAATGCCATTAAAGAAGCAAAGAGTAAGAATAAGAATGTTATCATCATAGATACTGCCGGCCGTCTTGCTGTTGATGAAGTGATGATGACCGAAGTGGCGAATATTAAAGATGCTGTAAAGCCACAGGAAATATTATTTGTGGTTGATAGTATGACCGGCCAGGACGCCGTAAATACAGCCAAAGCATTTAATGAGCGTCTTGATTTCAGCGGAGTAGTGTTAACCAAACTCGATGGTGATACAAGAGGTGGTGCTGCCCTTTCTATTAAGTACACTGTAGAAAAACCTATCAAGTTTGTAAGCAGTGGTGAAAAGCTTGATACGCTCGACGTTTTCTACCCTGATCGTATGGCGCAACGCATACTGGGCATGGGTGATATTACTTCATTAGTTGAAAAAGCACAATCACAGTTTGATGAAGAACAAGCAAAGAAACTGGAGAAGAAAATCCGCAAGAATCAATTTGATTTCCAGGATTTCTTAGAACAGTTGCAGCAGATCAAAAAAATGGGAAATCTCAAAGACCTGATGGGTATGATTCCCGGTATGGGCAAAGCCATTAAGGATGTTGATATAAGCGATGATGCTTTTAAAGGAGTAGAAGCAATGATTAGTTCTATGACACCTTACGAAAGGGCCAATCCTGATAGCATTACACCAAGCCGCAGGCAACGTATAGCAAAAGGTTGTGGCAAAGAAATGGCGGATGTAAATGCATTTATGAAACAGTTCGATCAGATGCGCCAGATGATGAAGATGATGAACAAAATGCCAATGGGCAAAATGCCAGGCATGAGAAGGTGA